One window of Novosphingobium sp. P6W genomic DNA carries:
- the dprA gene encoding DNA-processing protein DprA: MSAEGGLSQEEAFARIRLLRSPNVGPVTYGHLMARFGSGMAALAALPDIAGRKGRTYTAAPERRIHDEIAALRKAGARYLFHDSPDYPRLLAESEGAPPILTYRGDIALSSRPCVAMVGARNASAAAIRLSREIAHDLAGAGWAVVSGLARGIDGAAHHGALAGGATIGVIASGIDISYPPEHAGLQEEIAVKGLLLAEQPPGTEPLARHFPTRNRIISGMAAGTLVVEAAPRSGSLITARLAGEMGREVMAIPGSPVDPRSHGCNQLIRDGAILVQGAADVIELLSGFTGDPRSSFREVALDWGASELAEETGDPADVGALLTSAPVGVDELIRQSGVSAASVQLALLELELAGQLVRHAGGRVSIG; encoded by the coding sequence ATGAGCGCAGAGGGCGGACTTTCGCAAGAGGAGGCTTTCGCTCGCATACGCCTGCTGCGTTCGCCCAATGTCGGGCCGGTCACGTACGGGCACCTCATGGCGCGCTTCGGCAGCGGCATGGCGGCGCTGGCCGCGTTGCCCGACATTGCCGGACGCAAAGGCCGCACATACACCGCCGCGCCCGAGCGGCGCATCCACGATGAAATTGCCGCGCTGCGCAAGGCCGGCGCGCGCTACCTTTTCCACGATTCGCCCGATTATCCGCGCCTGCTCGCCGAATCCGAAGGTGCGCCGCCGATCCTGACCTACCGGGGCGATATCGCGCTTTCATCGCGGCCCTGCGTCGCTATGGTCGGCGCGCGCAATGCATCCGCCGCCGCGATCCGCCTGTCGCGGGAAATCGCCCACGACCTTGCGGGTGCGGGCTGGGCCGTCGTTTCGGGACTGGCGCGCGGGATCGACGGGGCCGCACATCACGGCGCCTTGGCCGGCGGAGCGACGATCGGCGTGATCGCCAGCGGCATCGACATTTCCTACCCTCCCGAACACGCGGGGCTGCAGGAGGAGATAGCAGTCAAGGGCCTGCTCCTGGCCGAACAGCCACCCGGCACCGAGCCGCTGGCGCGCCATTTCCCCACCCGCAACCGTATCATTTCCGGGATGGCGGCAGGCACGCTGGTGGTGGAGGCCGCGCCCCGGTCGGGCTCGCTCATCACCGCGCGTCTTGCCGGGGAAATGGGGCGCGAAGTCATGGCGATCCCCGGATCTCCGGTCGATCCGCGCTCGCACGGTTGCAACCAGTTGATCCGCGACGGAGCAATACTGGTGCAGGGCGCAGCCGACGTGATCGAACTGCTATCCGGCTTCACCGGCGACCCGCGCTCCTCCTTTCGCGAGGTGGCGCTGGACTGGGGAGCGTCGGAACTGGCCGAGGAAACCGGCGATCCGGCCGATGTCGGCGCGCTACTCACCAGCGCTCCGGTCGGGGTGGATGAACTGATCCGCCAG